In one Neobacillus sp. WH10 genomic region, the following are encoded:
- a CDS encoding PilZ domain-containing protein, whose product MDYSTNRREFRRIVFNNPIQAIIETETSCSEQFKQSIWILDMSAGGLKFVSKSDFPVNFIEIYKFNLTLNNKDLILYGKIIRKKLLTNKIYEYTVEFDFNFSGKLKLNKDC is encoded by the coding sequence TTGGATTATTCTACTAACCGTCGTGAATTTAGAAGAATCGTATTTAATAATCCTATTCAGGCAATTATTGAAACCGAAACTTCCTGTTCAGAACAATTTAAACAGTCAATATGGATACTTGATATGAGCGCTGGTGGCCTTAAATTTGTCAGCAAATCAGACTTTCCTGTAAACTTTATTGAAATATACAAGTTCAATTTGACACTAAATAATAAAGACCTAATATTGTACGGGAAAATAATTCGTAAAAAATTACTCACCAATAAAATCTATGAATATACTGTAGAATTTGATTTTAATTTTTCCGGAAAATTAAAATTGAACAAAGATTGTTAA
- a CDS encoding MinD/ParA family protein has product MDQAQSLREYMQRFNVDQQNNHSARMITITSGKGGVGKSNFTINFALGLQAVGKKVVILDLDLSTANINILMGIMPRYSLVDVLYQKKTIWNVLEQGVNGIEYISGGFEIQDLINLDQHTLLFFWSQIQELQTYADFILLDTGAGISKELVDFIVASDETIMVTTPEPTSIADSYAVIKTVHQYTNQSPKFNLVVNRAQSYREAVETSRAMKNACSNFLNLPLKTLGFLMEDAHVWKSVRSQTPFFISYPNCEASKNIKQIVYAYLPDLDKPSSISTKGIRGFFEKILTVGKSL; this is encoded by the coding sequence ATGGATCAAGCGCAAAGTCTTAGAGAATATATGCAGCGATTTAATGTTGACCAGCAAAATAACCATTCCGCTCGTATGATTACGATTACGAGTGGAAAGGGTGGGGTCGGTAAATCAAATTTTACGATTAACTTTGCTTTAGGCTTGCAAGCAGTAGGCAAAAAAGTTGTGATCTTAGATTTAGATTTATCAACCGCGAATATTAATATTCTCATGGGGATAATGCCGCGGTATAGTCTTGTAGATGTCTTATATCAGAAAAAAACTATCTGGAATGTATTAGAACAAGGTGTGAATGGCATAGAGTATATTTCTGGCGGATTCGAGATACAAGATCTGATAAATTTGGATCAACACACGCTTTTGTTTTTTTGGAGCCAAATTCAAGAGCTTCAAACCTATGCTGATTTTATTTTACTTGATACAGGTGCCGGAATATCTAAGGAGCTAGTAGACTTTATCGTAGCTTCTGATGAGACCATTATGGTCACCACACCTGAGCCTACATCCATTGCAGATTCTTATGCAGTTATTAAAACTGTTCACCAATATACAAATCAATCTCCAAAATTTAACTTGGTGGTTAATCGTGCTCAATCCTATCGCGAAGCAGTTGAAACTTCAAGAGCTATGAAAAATGCCTGCAGTAATTTTCTGAATCTGCCATTGAAAACACTTGGATTTCTGATGGAGGATGCCCATGTTTGGAAGTCGGTTCGATCGCAAACACCATTTTTCATTTCGTATCCAAATTGTGAAGCATCAAAAAACATCAAACAAATTGTTTATGCCTATTTGCCTGATTTAGATAAACCTTCTTCTATATCAACGAAGGGAATTCGAGGTTTTTTTGAGAAAATTTTAACTGTAGGTAAATCGTTGTAA
- the flhF gene encoding flagellar biosynthesis protein FlhF, with amino-acid sequence MKTKKIVADSMPLALKMVRQQLGDNAIIVNTRAIKTGGLFGFFTKQKYEVTAYSIEKDGASTEPKFSLELKAKSGNQKLKSEEKNNSVFHKKPQDLYHYYSQPAAVTDKPVSPLPSESLAKENPLLDELASMRKMMMTFMMNDSQGNTMPNRLFKYISRLKKQGVDEEIVEYIVSSMLKNYESISDLTDEVIEKEITYIVKEIIEKRVPNSNMVKESTRMINVIGPTGVGKTTTIAKLATEQVLKQKRRVAMITTDVYRIAAVEQLKTYAGILNVPLEVVRTKDELDKALTKLAHYDLIYMDTTGRNYKEVQYRESINEFLNHPHESDNYLVLSLTTKFEDMQILLNEFVKSPVQKLILTKFDETTSYGSILNIAYKYPFQLAYITNGQSVPEDITTIDAPLLLRYLLGKEK; translated from the coding sequence ATGAAAACGAAAAAGATCGTAGCTGATTCAATGCCCCTTGCTTTAAAAATGGTCAGACAGCAACTGGGTGATAATGCCATTATCGTAAACACAAGGGCGATAAAGACGGGAGGGCTGTTTGGTTTTTTTACAAAACAAAAGTATGAAGTAACAGCATACTCCATAGAAAAAGATGGTGCTAGTACGGAACCAAAATTTTCTTTAGAACTAAAAGCGAAATCGGGGAATCAAAAGCTAAAGAGTGAAGAGAAAAATAATTCCGTTTTCCACAAGAAACCGCAAGATCTTTATCATTATTATTCTCAACCAGCTGCTGTTACAGACAAACCGGTTTCACCACTGCCGTCAGAATCTTTAGCAAAGGAAAATCCTTTGTTAGATGAACTGGCTTCTATGCGAAAAATGATGATGACCTTTATGATGAATGACAGTCAAGGAAATACCATGCCTAACAGATTATTTAAGTATATAAGCCGTTTAAAAAAACAGGGTGTGGATGAGGAAATTGTCGAGTATATTGTCAGCAGCATGCTTAAGAACTATGAGTCAATAAGCGATTTGACTGATGAAGTGATCGAAAAAGAAATTACCTACATAGTTAAAGAAATTATTGAAAAGCGAGTTCCTAATTCAAACATGGTTAAAGAGAGTACAAGGATGATTAATGTCATAGGACCTACTGGCGTTGGGAAAACTACAACCATTGCCAAACTAGCTACTGAGCAAGTGTTAAAACAAAAGCGTAGAGTCGCCATGATTACAACCGACGTTTATCGAATTGCAGCGGTAGAACAACTAAAAACGTATGCAGGGATTTTGAATGTACCGCTTGAAGTGGTTCGCACGAAAGATGAATTAGACAAGGCGCTTACCAAACTAGCACATTACGATCTAATCTATATGGATACGACCGGACGTAATTATAAAGAAGTTCAATACCGGGAATCGATTAATGAATTTTTAAATCATCCGCATGAGAGTGATAATTATTTGGTTTTAAGCTTGACTACAAAGTTTGAAGATATGCAGATACTGTTGAATGAATTCGTGAAAAGTCCTGTCCAAAAACTGATTTTGACAAAGTTTGATGAAACGACAAGCTATGGTTCAATTCTTAATATCGCTTATAAATATCCATTTCAGTTAGCCTATATAACTAATGGCCAAAGTGTCCCAGAAGATATTACGACAATCGATGCACCACTTCTTTTGAGATACTTATTAGGAAAGGAAAAGTAA
- a CDS encoding manganese-dependent inorganic pyrophosphatase: MEKVLIFGHKNPDTDTICSAIAYAELKKQLGMEVEPVRLGQINGETQYALTQFKAEVPRLVEAVAAEVSSVILVDHNERQQSANDITDVRVLEVIDHHRIANFETSDPLYYRCEPVGCTATILNKMYKENGKEIKPEIAGLMLSAIISDSLLFKSPTCTPEDVAAAHELAAIAGVDAESYGLEMLKAGADVRDKSVSELLSLDAKGFEMSSSKVEIAQVNVVDTADVLSRQEELETAIAAIIEAKNLDLFLFVVTDILTNDSVGLALGSKNAAVEKAYNVKLVNNTATLKGVVSRKKQIVPVLTDIFNKGEF; encoded by the coding sequence ATGGAAAAAGTACTTATTTTCGGTCATAAAAATCCTGACACGGATACTATTTGTTCTGCAATTGCTTATGCAGAATTAAAAAAACAATTAGGAATGGAAGTTGAACCTGTTCGCCTTGGACAAATTAATGGTGAAACACAATATGCACTTACTCAATTTAAAGCTGAGGTTCCTCGTTTAGTTGAAGCGGTGGCAGCTGAGGTCAGCTCCGTTATTTTAGTAGACCACAATGAACGTCAGCAAAGTGCTAATGATATCACTGATGTTCGTGTGTTAGAAGTAATTGACCATCACCGTATTGCTAATTTTGAGACTAGCGATCCATTATATTATCGCTGTGAGCCTGTTGGCTGTACAGCAACTATTTTAAATAAAATGTACAAAGAAAACGGTAAAGAGATTAAACCGGAAATTGCTGGACTAATGTTATCAGCAATTATCTCTGACTCATTATTGTTCAAATCACCAACGTGTACACCAGAGGACGTGGCAGCTGCACATGAATTAGCTGCAATTGCCGGTGTTGATGCGGAAAGCTACGGTTTGGAAATGCTAAAAGCCGGTGCAGACGTTCGCGATAAATCAGTTTCTGAGCTTCTCAGCCTTGATGCTAAAGGATTTGAAATGAGCTCAAGTAAAGTTGAAATTGCTCAAGTAAATGTAGTTGACACAGCGGATGTTCTTTCTCGTCAAGAGGAATTAGAAACTGCCATTGCTGCCATTATTGAAGCGAAGAACCTGGATTTATTCCTATTCGTGGTAACGGATATCTTAACAAATGATTCAGTTGGTTTAGCCTTAGGAAGCAAGAATGCTGCTGTAGAGAAAGCCTATAACGTGAAACTTGTTAATAATACAGCAACATTAAAGGGCGTTGTTTCCCGTAAGAAGCAAATTGTACCCGTTTTAACAGATATTTTTAATAAAGGTGAATTTTAA
- a CDS encoding FliA/WhiG family RNA polymerase sigma factor, with the protein MRTAVKETIPHFILWRKFRESHDSLTQENLIKQYGHLVEQMASRLSLTIPKNIIPKEDLIGLGYIGLIEAIQKFDYNKGYQFETFGLWRIKGAMLDGIRKMDWVPRGLREKAKKLNTAYRHLEQTFMRSPSEEELSNYLDIPIEDVDQAMAALSFSTLLSLNEPINANEDEGKEQSRLDQISDHNSETQLQQLQMEEFRRLIVECIDKMPEKEKLVISLLYYEGLTQVEIAEVLNLTKGRISQIHSQAILRLRRSFEARGFSFDSFM; encoded by the coding sequence TTGAGAACGGCTGTCAAAGAAACCATACCTCATTTTATTTTATGGAGGAAGTTTCGGGAAAGTCATGATTCATTAACACAGGAAAATCTAATAAAACAATATGGACATTTGGTTGAGCAAATGGCTAGCCGTTTGAGCCTAACGATTCCGAAGAATATAATTCCGAAGGAGGACTTAATCGGATTAGGCTATATCGGATTAATCGAAGCTATCCAGAAATTTGATTATAATAAAGGATATCAATTCGAAACATTTGGATTATGGCGCATTAAAGGAGCCATGCTAGATGGGATTCGCAAGATGGATTGGGTTCCGCGGGGATTAAGAGAGAAAGCAAAAAAATTAAATACTGCTTATCGTCATTTAGAGCAGACTTTCATGAGATCTCCTTCCGAAGAGGAACTAAGCAACTATTTGGATATACCTATAGAAGATGTTGACCAGGCTATGGCTGCGTTATCATTTTCCACACTTCTTTCTCTTAATGAACCGATCAATGCCAATGAAGACGAAGGGAAAGAGCAAAGTAGATTGGATCAAATTAGTGATCATAATTCGGAAACTCAATTACAGCAGCTTCAAATGGAAGAATTCCGTAGACTAATAGTTGAATGTATTGATAAAATGCCAGAGAAAGAAAAGCTAGTGATTTCCTTATTATATTATGAAGGATTAACTCAAGTAGAAATTGCTGAAGTGTTAAATCTAACCAAGGGAAGAATCTCGCAAATTCATTCTCAAGCTATCCTTCGCCTGCGTCGGAGCTTTGAAGCAAGGGGCTTTTCATTCGATTCGTTTATGTGA
- the flhA gene encoding flagellar biosynthesis protein FlhA translates to MKTKDVSVLIVVILIVAMMIIPLPTILLDFLLIINISLSLLILMVAMNTKEPLDFSIFPTALLIATLFRLALNVSTTRSILSNADGGRVIETFGSFVVGGSPVVGFVVFLILVVIQFIVITKGSERVAEVAARFTLDAMPGKQMSIDADMNAGLISDHEARARRRKVEQESDFYGAMDGASKFVKGDAIAGIIILIINVVGGFIIGMVIHGMGFAESASTFTLLSVGDGLVSQVPALLISTATGITVTRAASDGTLGSDIMKQLFHYPKLLYIVAGTIVILGIFTPIGLFLTLPIALLLVFGAYSMQKALQKEEQKNELAENDRQVEDISSPEKVVNLLQLDTLELEIGYGLIPLADQKQGGDILDRIVMIRRQFAIELGLIIPTIRIRDNLQLTPNQYVLKFRGSKIATGEVYLDHFLAMNQGGDNEEIEGIHVTEPAFGLPATWVNIDVKQKAELMGYIIIDPSSVIATHLTEVLKKYAYQLLGREETKELIENLKETHPNLIEEVLPNLLSIGDIQKVLQNLLREQISIRDLATIFETLADFANYTKEPRVLTEYVRQSLTRQITEQFADEGVIHVLTAGATLEKGISDYIQQTEAGVHYLSMDPQMSRKITEELQQQIERVIQTGSQPIFLTSPSIRMYLKQFVDKIMPTVPVLAYTELEPDIEIQSIGVVNI, encoded by the coding sequence TTGAAAACAAAAGACGTATCCGTTTTGATTGTTGTTATATTGATTGTCGCGATGATGATAATTCCATTGCCAACAATCTTATTGGATTTTTTATTAATTATCAATATTAGCTTGTCATTATTGATCTTAATGGTGGCTATGAATACGAAAGAACCGTTAGATTTTTCTATATTTCCAACTGCTTTATTAATAGCTACTCTTTTCCGTTTAGCACTGAATGTGTCGACGACTCGTTCGATTCTTTCAAATGCTGATGGAGGTAGAGTTATTGAGACATTTGGATCCTTCGTCGTTGGAGGCAGTCCTGTTGTCGGTTTTGTTGTATTCTTGATCCTTGTTGTTATTCAATTTATTGTGATAACGAAGGGGTCGGAACGGGTAGCGGAAGTTGCCGCTCGTTTTACTTTGGATGCAATGCCCGGAAAGCAAATGAGTATTGATGCAGATATGAACGCAGGATTAATAAGTGATCATGAAGCGCGTGCCCGCCGTAGGAAGGTTGAACAGGAGTCTGATTTTTACGGTGCTATGGACGGTGCCAGTAAATTTGTCAAAGGGGATGCGATTGCAGGGATCATAATCCTTATCATTAATGTCGTTGGCGGATTTATTATTGGGATGGTCATTCATGGTATGGGCTTTGCTGAATCTGCCAGTACTTTTACACTCTTATCCGTAGGGGATGGGTTAGTAAGCCAAGTCCCGGCCTTGCTCATTTCCACCGCTACTGGGATAACAGTTACCCGCGCCGCATCGGATGGAACGTTAGGTTCGGACATAATGAAACAGCTTTTCCATTACCCAAAGCTGCTTTATATTGTAGCAGGAACGATTGTCATTCTTGGTATTTTCACACCGATCGGACTTTTCTTAACTTTGCCTATAGCACTTTTATTGGTATTCGGTGCTTATTCCATGCAAAAGGCCTTGCAAAAAGAAGAACAGAAAAATGAATTGGCTGAAAATGATAGGCAGGTGGAAGACATTAGCAGTCCGGAAAAAGTGGTTAACCTGCTTCAGCTAGATACACTGGAATTGGAGATAGGTTATGGTTTGATACCATTGGCCGATCAAAAACAAGGTGGAGACATTCTGGATCGAATTGTCATGATCAGGAGACAGTTTGCCATTGAATTAGGCTTAATCATTCCTACTATTCGCATTCGCGATAATTTGCAATTGACACCCAATCAATATGTCTTAAAGTTCCGCGGCAGCAAAATTGCTACAGGAGAGGTATACCTTGATCATTTTCTTGCCATGAATCAAGGAGGAGATAACGAGGAGATCGAGGGCATTCATGTGACTGAGCCTGCATTTGGACTTCCTGCCACTTGGGTGAATATTGATGTAAAACAAAAAGCCGAGCTAATGGGCTATATTATCATTGATCCATCATCCGTGATAGCTACTCATTTAACAGAAGTATTAAAAAAGTATGCATACCAGTTGTTAGGCAGAGAGGAAACAAAGGAATTAATCGAAAACTTGAAAGAAACCCATCCAAATCTTATCGAAGAGGTACTACCAAACTTACTTTCAATTGGAGATATTCAGAAGGTATTACAGAATCTTTTACGTGAACAGATTTCGATCCGTGATTTAGCAACAATCTTTGAGACTTTGGCAGATTTCGCCAACTATACAAAGGAACCAAGGGTATTAACTGAATACGTACGTCAGTCCTTGACAAGGCAAATTACCGAGCAATTTGCAGATGAAGGAGTCATTCATGTGCTAACGGCTGGAGCGACGTTAGAGAAAGGCATTTCTGATTATATCCAACAAACGGAAGCAGGTGTGCATTATCTATCGATGGACCCGCAAATGTCTAGAAAAATTACCGAAGAATTACAACAACAAATTGAACGGGTCATCCAAACAGGCAGTCAACCGATTTTCCTGACTTCTCCATCGATTCGAATGTATTTAAAACAATTTGTTGATAAAATAATGCCAACTGTTCCCGTTCTCGCATATACCGAGCTGGAGCCCGATATAGAGATCCAAAGTATAGGAGTGGTGAATATATGA
- a CDS encoding HAMP domain-containing sensor histidine kinase, giving the protein MFKKLRNKFLVINMVITSLLMLTAFSTIYWLTYNNIQTENRSRMSTLLSNQSFMSTASAGSSFIVQDKLEVKDQTSGFDQIAPNTLPFQFSELSPSSIENIGLFKVEVDSKGNIIENYSISDSLKQFYQKAASIALKNKNEDTIELNGKQWMFAFEDFDVRVSYQNQPSDLVLGNTSRIYFIDISDSHKTLVNLLSTLIIISIIMLVIIFFISRFYANRAIQPIADAWIRQKQFIADASHELKTPLMIINANYDVLQANADETIQSQQKWLGYIKAGSDRMASLVNDMLTLTKMEEAHFSIHKSSFNMSQAIESVVGTMYIPLKEKDIIFSKKIEPNVFIESDKEKIKQLATILLDNAIKYTEDSGQIEVALSQTKHEITFLIKNSGKGIPSEHLPKVFDRFYRADSSRAQTTEGHGLGLSIAKSIADLLEGKIEAHSIENETTTFTFVLER; this is encoded by the coding sequence ATGTTTAAAAAGCTGCGTAATAAATTTCTTGTGATTAATATGGTGATTACGTCTTTACTTATGCTAACAGCTTTCTCAACGATATATTGGTTAACCTATAACAACATTCAAACAGAAAACCGAAGTAGAATGTCCACCCTGTTATCGAATCAATCGTTTATGTCGACGGCAAGTGCTGGTTCAAGTTTCATCGTTCAAGACAAGTTAGAAGTCAAAGACCAAACTTCTGGTTTTGATCAAATTGCACCCAATACTCTGCCTTTTCAGTTTTCAGAGCTGTCCCCCTCTAGTATTGAAAACATCGGTTTATTCAAGGTTGAGGTAGATTCAAAAGGTAACATTATAGAGAACTATTCTATCTCGGATTCGTTGAAGCAATTTTATCAAAAGGCTGCAAGCATTGCTTTGAAGAATAAAAATGAGGATACAATCGAGTTAAATGGAAAACAATGGATGTTTGCATTCGAAGACTTTGATGTGCGAGTATCATATCAAAACCAACCTTCAGATTTAGTACTGGGAAATACAAGTCGAATCTACTTTATAGACATTAGTGATTCCCATAAAACATTAGTGAACCTCCTTTCCACTTTAATTATAATTTCGATAATTATGTTAGTTATTATTTTTTTTATAAGTCGTTTCTATGCAAATCGTGCCATTCAACCAATTGCAGATGCATGGATTAGACAGAAACAATTCATTGCTGATGCATCACATGAGTTAAAAACACCTTTGATGATTATCAATGCAAACTACGATGTATTACAGGCCAATGCAGATGAAACTATCCAGAGTCAGCAAAAATGGCTCGGCTATATTAAAGCTGGATCAGATCGAATGGCATCTCTAGTAAATGACATGCTAACATTAACCAAAATGGAAGAAGCTCATTTCTCTATTCATAAAAGTTCATTCAACATGAGCCAGGCAATTGAAAGTGTAGTCGGTACCATGTATATCCCTCTAAAAGAGAAGGATATAATATTCTCAAAAAAAATTGAACCAAACGTTTTCATCGAAAGTGATAAGGAAAAAATAAAGCAACTTGCAACAATTCTATTGGATAATGCTATTAAATACACCGAAGATTCTGGACAAATTGAGGTTGCCCTTTCTCAAACAAAACATGAAATTACATTCTTAATAAAAAACAGTGGGAAGGGTATACCGTCAGAACATCTTCCAAAAGTTTTCGATCGTTTCTATCGGGCCGATTCTTCACGAGCACAAACGACGGAAGGACATGGACTTGGTTTGTCAATTGCAAAATCTATTGCAGATTTATTAGAAGGAAAAATTGAAGCACACAGCATCGAGAACGAAACAACTACTTTTACGTTTGTTTTAGAACGATAG
- a CDS encoding response regulator transcription factor encodes MRLLIVDDELFIAEAVAHVLKKHNYSVDIAKDGEEGLDCGLSDIYDIIILDIMLPKIDGIEVLKELRQSGIQTPVILLTAKGDIDDKVRGLDCGADDYLAKPFNTDELLARLRALGRRKTELIQDGILTFEDLEFHSNLLLLRSKEQETKLTLKESQLLELLFYRKNTVSSKEVIIEKLWGYDSDADYSHVEVQISFLRKKLKQLPTEVSIENIRGAGYRLKFGKVKR; translated from the coding sequence ATGAGACTACTAATCGTCGACGATGAATTATTCATAGCAGAAGCGGTTGCTCATGTGTTAAAAAAGCATAACTACAGTGTAGATATCGCTAAAGATGGTGAGGAAGGACTCGACTGTGGTCTATCAGATATTTACGACATCATCATTTTGGATATCATGTTACCAAAAATAGATGGGATAGAAGTCCTCAAAGAGCTAAGACAAAGCGGCATTCAAACACCTGTTATTTTATTAACCGCAAAAGGGGACATTGATGACAAAGTCCGTGGCTTAGATTGCGGTGCAGATGATTACTTAGCTAAACCTTTCAACACGGATGAACTTCTTGCAAGATTAAGAGCACTTGGACGTAGGAAAACGGAACTGATTCAAGATGGTATTTTAACTTTTGAGGACTTGGAATTTCATAGCAATCTTCTATTACTACGAAGTAAAGAACAGGAAACAAAATTGACTTTGAAAGAGTCACAATTACTAGAACTACTTTTCTATCGTAAAAATACGGTTTCTTCCAAAGAAGTAATTATCGAAAAGTTATGGGGATATGATTCAGATGCTGATTACAGCCATGTAGAAGTACAAATTTCTTTTTTGAGAAAAAAACTCAAACAACTACCAACAGAAGTTTCAATTGAAAACATTCGCGGAGCAGGTTATCGTTTAAAATTTGGAAAGGTGAAACGTTGA
- a CDS encoding IS3 family transposase (programmed frameshift) — MAKKGQQFQRYTNEFKLNAVMKYVKGSKSYKVLADELGILNCTQLKVWVKKWEKGEKFEERSGVSNPLKGRPRTNFKSVEEERDYLKAQVDYLKKQLSKSSKGGEIPQQSKYEIIEGLRDVYPITWLLEIAYIKRASYYKWRSTQFKRDERTKQDQDICEHMMGIHILHPEVGCPRMTYLLKENDYKINHKKVYRLMKEMNIQSVIRKKRKRHGHTPSVIHPNRLKRKFKATGPNQKMVTDITYVSDGKQFYYLSVIQDLFNNEIVSWELSKRNDLELVLNTVEIWTKKKDVAEAVLHSDQGFQYTSKGYNNRLEAYSIKGSHSRKGNCLDNACIESFFSHLKTEKLYIEQCKSEVEIRQAIEDYIYHYNYKRIQKKLKQRAPIEYRHALAA, encoded by the exons ATGGCTAAAAAAGGACAACAATTTCAAAGGTATACAAATGAATTTAAATTAAATGCTGTAATGAAATATGTAAAAGGATCTAAAAGTTATAAAGTATTGGCGGATGAGTTAGGAATTTTAAACTGTACTCAACTAAAAGTGTGGGTAAAGAAGTGGGAAAAGGGAGAGAAATTTGAAGAACGAAGTGGAGTGTCTAATCCATTAAAAGGTCGACCTCGTACTAATTTTAAGTCAGTAGAAGAAGAAAGAGATTACCTAAAGGCACAGGTGGATTATTTAAAAAAGCAGT TATCCAAATCTAGTAAAGGAGGAGAAATCCCCCAACAGAGCAAGTATGAAATCATAGAAGGATTAAGGGATGTCTATCCAATCACATGGTTATTGGAAATCGCTTATATTAAAAGAGCAAGCTACTATAAATGGAGGTCCACTCAATTTAAACGCGATGAAAGAACAAAACAAGACCAAGATATATGTGAACACATGATGGGCATTCATATACTTCATCCCGAAGTTGGCTGCCCTCGTATGACCTATTTGTTAAAGGAAAATGATTATAAGATTAATCATAAAAAGGTGTACCGATTGATGAAAGAAATGAACATCCAGTCTGTCATCCGAAAGAAAAGAAAGCGCCATGGTCATACTCCATCCGTAATCCATCCGAATCGCCTAAAGAGAAAATTTAAGGCAACAGGACCTAATCAAAAAATGGTAACGGATATAACATATGTCTCAGATGGTAAGCAATTCTATTACCTATCGGTAATTCAAGATCTATTTAATAATGAGATTGTGTCATGGGAACTTTCGAAACGAAACGACCTTGAACTTGTTTTGAATACAGTAGAAATATGGACAAAGAAAAAAGACGTAGCTGAAGCTGTTCTCCATTCGGATCAAGGCTTTCAGTATACGTCTAAGGGATACAACAATCGATTAGAAGCATACAGCATTAAGGGCAGCCACTCTCGCAAAGGAAACTGCCTGGATAATGCTTGCATTGAATCCTTCTTTTCGCATCTCAAAACAGAGAAGTTGTATATTGAACAGTGTAAATCAGAAGTGGAGATACGACAAGCGATTGAGGATTATATTTATCATTACAATTACAAACGTATTCAAAAGAAACTAAAACAACGCGCGCCGATTGAATATCGACACGCGTTGGCAGCTTAG